GAATTTGCATAAATAGTCCACGTATGTGGTACGCTACCACCTGTTGGCATAAAACTTCCATCTGTTACAAATAAGTTTTTCAAATCATGACTCTGACAATATTTATTTAATACAGAAGTTTTTGGATTATCACCAAATCTACAACCACCTGCTTGTAAATTTTGAGAAGGCAAAGGTGAAATATTTGCATCAATATTTTTTGCACCCATCTGTTTTAAAACTTTCATAGCTTTTTTTGCTAAAAATTTCCCAACTTTTACATCTTGTTTATGGGCACCAATTCTTATATTTGCAACAGGAACACCATATTTATCTTTATACTTTTCATCTATACTTACAAAACAATCATCATTTGGCATCCAATCTGTAAAAACTTCGAAAGTAAGAACTCTTTTTTTGGTAAAATTTTCATGAAGTTTATCTTGTAAAGCTTTTCCATAAAGTAGATTTCCATTATCATCACGTTTTAAGCTATTTGCACGCCTTATTGGGTTTGCATGTTCAAATAAAAAGTCAACTGTTCCACCTTTAAAATCATTAGTATAATACCAATCTTTTAGTGCTCTATTTACAAAAAAACCTTGTGTAAATAGTTCTTCTTTTGTTAAATTTGATTCATCAAATTCACCACTTCCAATTCCTCCACCAGTAAAGACCATATTTCGTCCTACTTGATTTGAAGAATTTGCCAAACCATTTGGATAAAACTTATTCTTAGAGTTTAAAAGAAGTCTTGAACTCTCAACTGCTTGAGCTGCCATAACAAAAAGCTTCGCTTCAACTTCTTTTTTAGTGCCCTCTTTTGTAAAATAATAAGCTTTTGTAACCTCATCTTTTGAACTATCAAGTTTATATACAAATGCTTCAGCTTTAATTGTAAGATTTCCCGTTTGTAAAGCATCAACTAAAAGTGAAGCTCGTGAACTTCCCTTTGCACCACTAGAACAAGCATAGCTCCCACAATAGTTTGAATAATAACAGGGGTTTCTTTTATCTTTTGCAGTTGATATTATTGCTCTTGGAACTTTATAAGAAGTATATTTTAAATTTTTACAACTCTTATCAAAAAGATTTACAATAGGATGTTCTTCTAAAGCAGGATAAGCATACTCCTTTGTGCTTCTTGGTTCATGGTGTTTATATTCTGTAATACTTCCTGAAACCCCTACTCTAGACTCTACTTTTGTATAATAAGGCTCCATATCTTCATATGAGATTGGCCAATCTTCTATGTTTGCACCTTCAACTTTTCCATATACTGTTTTTAATTTAAAATCATTAGGTTTTAATCTATGAAAATATCCACTCATAAAGTTTGATGAGCCACCTAAAATATTTCCATTCCAAAAACTCCATCCAGTTTCATAGGTAGGAAACTTATACCACTTACCATCAATTTTTTCTTCAATAACATGATATTCATCTTTTAATTTTGGAGTTACAATATAACGTCTAACAAAGGCAATCTCATCTTTAGAAAAGTCTTTCTCACTATAAATAGCACCCTTTTCTAAAATAAGAACTTTTTTTCCTGCCTTTGTTAACTCATATGCAATTGGGCCAGCTCCTGCTCCACTTCCTATAATACAAATATCATATTTCATCATACTACTTTTGCATACTTATATTTTGGTTGAGGACGACCAGTTTGATGATTCAAACTCTTCCAAGCTATTTCATTTTTATTTCCACCATAAATAGGATCGCTTAACATTGCTTCTATTCCATAATATACAAGTCTAGTAAGCCACTCTTGTCCATATTCACTATTATTTGTTCGTTCTATTATATTTTCTTTTTGTTCTTGGGTACTTTTTAAGAAGTTTGGAAAAGAGTCATTAAAATCAAGAGCACCTTGTAAAATATACTCCCTATCATCCATATCAAAAGATTTATATTTTGAATTTATTTGTAAATAAGAAGTTGCGTTAAACTCTTTTGCACTAGGCATTGTCTTAGTTTTTGGGAAAAGAATATCAAAGACATTATCAATGATTAACCAAGAGAGAGTATTATCAGCTTTAAATTCTTGTGAGTTTAAAACAGTACTAGCTCCTAAAATAGAACTTGTAACTATAAATTCACGTCTTTTCATACTTATTAAACCTCATCTCATTATTTCATATACTTTATATATAAACTTATATTTAAAACTAATAAACTGATTAAAACTCTATATTCTAATATTACAAATACATAGAAGAAAGACTTATATTTTTTTTAGCTTCTCTCTCTTTAGTAGGTAACACATCCAAACTTGGCCAATTGCCATCAATCAAACACTTAGCATAGGGTTTACACATCTTTGCTTCATTCATAGCATCAACAGAAGCTTGATAATCATATATTAATCTATGCCAGCTTATTTCAATCCCTTGCACAGTTGTATCTAGAATCATATACCAACCATCAGGAGTAGCATCATTTGCAGGCATACCAATTACTCCAGCATTTAGCCAATAACCATTTTCCAATTCTTGTCCAAATGGAATACCACAATGACCACCTATAATTACATCACTTGATACTTGTTCTAACTGCTCTTGTTTACAATTAATATCACTACTTGCAAAAACAAACTCGTTGATACTTTCAACAGAACCATGCACCACATGAAATTGTTTATTTGCTAGGCTAAAATGCAATTGCCGAGGTAATAATCCCATCCACTTTTTATGGGAAAGAGGTACATGTTTATTTGCATAATTGTACCATTCAATAGATAATAAGGAACACGCACTATTTTTATCAAATCCACAACCACAGTCATCTGAATTTGCTGATAAAGATTCTTCACAGTTGCCCATAACTACATGACAACCCCAATCTTGAATCAAGTTAACAGTTTCTTCTGGCTGAGCACAATAAGCAACTAAATCACCTGTACAAATCACACGATCAGAAGTAATATTACGAGCATCTGCAATAGCTTTTATTGCTTTTGTTGCAGCAAAATTGCTATAAGGTCCACCAAATACTAGTAAAGGAGCTTGCAGTTCACCTAAATCTTTAATCATTTGATACCTTTGCAGGAGAAGCTTGAAGTTGTTTTTGACTTAATTTACCAATAAAGAATAGTAAACAACCTCCAATCATTACAACAATACAAATCCACAATAACTTGGTATATTTATGTACATCACCTAGTAAAGCCGTATGCCCTGATGATTCTGTAAAATACAATATCGCACCAGTAATTGCCAAGATAAAACTACCTAAATAGCTCCAAACTGGAATATCTCGATTATTGCCCCATAGACTAAAAAATATTACCGGAATAAGATACATAGAAGCAGTTCCACTTACTGCTACAGCACTAAATAAGTCTTTATTTCCAAGAAATACCATAGCTAAACCTAAAAGCATAAAAACTGTCATTACAATTCTTCCATTACGAATATTTACTTCCATAAAACGCATATCAATTACTATCATTTTTGCTGAACTTGTCAAAGTACTATCCAATGTTGACATGGCAGAAATAACTAAAGAAGCACTAAATAAGAACATCGGTATTTCACCTAATAACCTACTAAGTGCTTGATTCATATTTTCACCATCAAAGGCATTAGCTCCTGCAATGATACCCAATGAACCAAAGGTAATAATACATATAGTACTAATCCAACCAGCATGTAAAAAACTACGTTTAGTTGTTTCACGATCAGCAAGAAAACCACGATCCATCATCACAGGGTCATGCATTGGATAACTCCAAACTTGAAGTAAAGCAACAATTAATAAAATAGGACCTGGTTCAGAAATATCAAAAGGTTTAAAAGTAAGAATATCAGTAGTAAAGTGACCTTCTCCTACAACTAAAAATACAAGTATTACTAGCACAGCTAAAAAGATAAGCATCTGATAGAAATCAGTACGTAATGAAGCTTGCAAGCCTCCTAACATTGAATACACTAATGTAACTAGGGCTAAGCCTACAACTGCTAAGGTATATGCTTGTGAACCTGCAACACCAAAAAGAATACCAATAACCAATAGGTTAGCAAATACTTCACTAATCAAACGAATACCAATTACAAAGTTATAACAACGTGTACCCCAAGAACCAAAACGGTCAAATAAAAAAGATTGAACACTATCATAACCATGCTCAAAACGTAAATTATCAATAATTTTACCACCTGTAAGAAAGGATAAATAATATGCAGCATAAGCAAGTGTTCCCCAAATACCATAATAAAATCCTAAAATAGCAGCATTTAATAAAGACCGTGCAAAAATCCAAGTTGTTACTTGAGAAAAGATTAGAGTCAATAAACCAGGAGCAAGACCTTGGGCATTTTTACCTTTGAAAAAACTATTTTCATGAGTTACACGACGAGATATAAAAATTGAGAATAATGCAAGAGTAGATACTAAAATAGCTAACCATATTTCCATTCAAAAATTCCTTTTTTGATTTTTCAAACTATAATAAAAATATGTTTAGTTATTGTAAAGTAATATTAAAAACCCTTGACTAGTAACTATAAAGTGCTTTATCTACCTTATCCCAAGTTAGATTGTCTTCACTTTTTTGTCCTTTAAACATATTGTAAACATATCTAGCAAACATATCAGTTTCTAGATTTACTTTAGTACCTACTTTGTATCTTTTAAAAAGTGTATTTTCTATAGTATGAGGAATAATTGTAAGTCTAAAAGAGTCTTTCATCACCTCATTTACAGTTAATGAAACTCCATCAATAGTAACACTTCCTTTAGGAATAATATATTTAGAATATTCACTTGGCAAAGAAATAAAAAAATCTGTAGAATTTCCACTGTTTTTTATACTTGTGATTGTTCCTAAACAATCTACATGTCCTTGAACAATATGTCCTTCAAATCTATCACCCATCATCATTGCAGGTTCAATATGAACTTTTCCTCTATAATTTTCCATTGCAAGTATTTTTTGTGACTCAGGAGATAATTCTACAGTAAAAGTATCACTTGTAAATCTAACTACTGTAAGACAAGCACCATTAACAGCAATAGAGTCTCCAAGCTTTGGTGAGTATTTAGCTTTTAAAGTTAAAAAGCTATTTTTTAAGCTTAAAACCTCAGCCATTTCACGAATTAATCCAGTAAACACATAAATCCTTTAGCAAAATTGTAGTAAAGTTCGAAATATTTGGTATAATACCGAAAAATTATTGAGAAGCTAATTTTTACACTTTCCAAAAGATATAATCAAATTTTCAAAAACTTTTCAATATACAAAAAAAAGAAATAGCCAATAGGCTAATAATAGATAGGATAATTATGAGTTATGATATTATCGTTGTAGGTGGAGGACACGCAGGAATTGAAGCCTCTTTAGCTGCAGCAAGAATGGGTAAAAAAACCCTACTTATTACAATGTTAGTTGAGCAAATTGGAGCTGCTTCATGTAACCCAGCTATTGGTGGACTCGCAAAAGGTCACTTAGTACGTGAACTTGATGCAATTGGTGGAGAAATGGGACTTTGTACTGATGCAACTGGTATTCAATTTAGAATATTAAATGCAAGTAAAGGTGCAGCAGTTCAAGGAAGTCGTGCTCAAATTGATATGGACAAATACAGAGAGTATATGAGAAAAGTTTGTCATAATACTCCAAATTTAGAAGTATATCAAGATGAAGTAACTACTCTACTAGTAAAAGATGTCAATGAAGTTTATGGAGTAAATACTAAACTTGGTGAAGTTTTTGAAGCTAAAAAAGTAATCATTACTACTGGTACTTTCATGAGAGGACTTATTCACATAGGTGAAAATACTTATGATGCAGGACGTGCTTGGGAATTACCATCTTCAACATTATCAATACAATTAAAAGAGCTAGGTTTAAATGTAGGAAGACTAAAAACAGGAACACCTGCAAGAATAGATTCAAACTCTATGAACTTTGATTTAATGGAAGCTCATGGTGGAGATGAAAAACCAACTCCATTCTCTTTTAGAACAGATAAATCAAACTTCAACCCAAAACAATACCCATGTTATATAACATATACAAATCTTGGAACTCATGGAACTATCACATCAAACTTTGATAGAGCTCCTCTTTTTACAGGTCAAATTCAAGGAAGTGGGCCTAGATACTGTCCAAGTATTGAAGATAAGGTAAATAGATTTGCTGAGAGAGAAAGACATCAATTGTTCCTAGAACCACAAACTGAAATGTGTACAGAATACTATATAAATGGTCTTTCTACTTCTTTACCTATTGATGTTCAAAAAGAAATGATTCATTCAATTCAAGGTCTAGAAAATGCAAAAATCATAAGATATGGATATGCTATTGAGTATGACTATGTAGACCCAACAGAGTTAAAACACACTCTTGAAACTAAAAAAATCAAAAACCTTTATAATGCAGGTCAAATAAATGCAACAACTGGTTATGAAGAAGCTGCTTCTCAAGGTTTTATGGCAGGGATTAATGCAGCACTTGCAATTGATAAAAAAGAACCATTTATCCTAAGACGAGATGAAGCTTATATTGGTGTATTAATAGATGATTTAGTTACAAAAGGAACAAATGAACCATATAGAATGTTCACTTCTCGTGCTGAATATAGACTTCTTTTAAGAGAAGAAAATGCTGATTTAAGACTAACAAAATATGGTCATGACTTAGGATTAATTGATGATGAGCAAATGTCAAAAGTTGAATTTAAAAGAAAAACCTTAAAAGATGCAACTGAGTATATGGCAGAAGAATGGTTTACATCTAAAAAAGAAAATCTTGAATTGCTTGACTCTTTAGGTGAAGATAAAATTAGAGATAGAGTTAAACTTATTGATATTATTGGAAGAAATACTGTTACAACTGAAAAGTTTGATAAAATCATTCCAAGTTTAGCCAATACAGATGATTATTTAAAAGAACAAATCATCATAGAAGCTAAATATTATAGATATATTAAAAAACAACAAAAACAAATTGAAAAAATGAAAAAAATGCTTCAAATGAAAATCCCTGAAAACTTTGATTACAAAGTTATCCCAGGATTATCAAATGAAGTAGTTGAGAAATTAGAGAAATTTAATCCACCAACACTTTTTAATGCAAGTGAAATATCTGGAATTACACCTTCTGCAATTGATATTATTCATATGTATATAAATGTAAAAAATAAGAAATAAGCTTTTTCATAAGATAAACTTATAATAGCTTATGTTAATCATAAGCTTAGTTTATATATAATTTTAAAAAAAATGACAGGAATGTGACATGGAAGCTAAAAATAGCGCATTAAAAAAAACTTCATATAGAATAAAAAGATATTATGCTTATATTCTTGCAACAGTAATATCTTTATCAGTTCCATTTATAACTATCAATGGAAATCATTTATTTTTACTATCATTTGATAAAAAACAATTTCATTTAATGGGTGTCGCATTTGATATGCAAGAGCTATATTTGATGCCGTTTTTATTAATGCTTCTATTCTTAGGAATTTTTGCTGCAACTGCGCTTGGTGGTAGAGCTTGGTGTGGATGGGCCTGTCCCCAGACAATATTTAGAGTTGTATATAGAGATTTAATAGAATCAAAACTATTAGGTCTAAGAAGAATTAAAAATAAACAAAAAGAACCAGATTGGAGTAAAGCAGAAAATGCTTCTAAAAAATTAGTCGCAATAATCATTTGGTCAGCCTTATCTTTAATAGCATCTGCAAACTTCATGTGGTATTTTGTTCCCCCAGAAGATTTTTTTGCCTATATGGAAAATCCTTCTGAACATATGCTTTTAATAGGTATAGTTTTATCTACAGCTGCATTTTTAATATATGATGTTGTTTGGCTAAAAGAAGATTTCTGTATTTATGTTTGTCCATATTCAAGAGTTCAATCAGTTTTATATGATGATGATACTTACCAAGCTATTTATTCTACAAATAGAGGTGGAAATATCTATAATGAAGATAAAGAAAAAATCATTTTTAAAGCAAAAGATTTACCAGAACAAGCAAATGAGTGTACAACATGTGAGTCATGTGTAACTGTTTGTCCTACACATATTGATATTAGAAAAGGGATGCAATTAGAATGTATCAACTGTCTAGAATGTGTAGATGCCTGTACAACGGTAATGGGAAAACTAGGGAAAGATTCCCTTGTACAATGGTCAAGTACTAGTGCTATAGAACAAGGAAAGCCTACAAAACTTATTAGAAAAGCTACTATTATGTATGCGGTTTCATTAGTTTTAATTTTAGGACTTCTTTTTGTTATGGGTGGAAAAAAAGAGTACATGCTTTTAAATGTAAATAAAACAACACAATTATATAAAATAAAAGAGAATAATCTAGTAGCAAATAACTTCTTATTCTTATTCCAAAATACAGATTCTAAGCCACATACATATGCTTTAGAAGTTGTAGATAATAATGATATAGAAATTGCTAGATTTAGACCATTTAAACTAAGCCCTAAGAAACTTGCTAAAAAAGTTGTAGTTTTACAAACTGATAAATTATTAGTAAATGATAAAACAAAAGATACACCTATTACTGTTACAATTAGAGCTTATGCAGTTGATGAACCTGAAAGAGTACAAGTATTTAGAAAAGCAGTGTTTATCTTCCCAAGAGCAGATAAACTAAAATAGTATTTACTAATTGAACTAAAAAAAAGGGGGGGAAGAAGATAAAACTTCTTCCCCCCCCTTTTTTATTTAAGAATATTAAAAAGGAATAGCAGTATCTATTGTTTCTCCTACTTCAGAAACAGAATCCCCTACAATATCTGGAGTAACAGTATTTAATACTGCTCCTGTAACTCTAAAAGGCAATGCAGCCACATCACCAACGATACAACCATTAAACAATACTATGATTAAAAATATTAAAAAAAAAGATTTCATTAAGTTCCTATGTTTTTTCTAGCGAAATTATATTTTAAATTATGTTAGAAAGATATTATTCAACTCTTTTCTTATTTATCTTCAATATCTAAAAAAAATCAATCTACTTAACTACATATTAACTTCTGCTTAGATATAATCGCGGAATATTTTATTATAAATTTTTAATTATTTTTTGGAGTTTTTTATTATGACTAAATTCATATTTGTAACTGGTGGAGTATTAAGTTCACTTGGAAAAGGTATCACTTCTGCATCTATTGCAACAATTTTAAAACAATCAGGCTTTAAAGTTTCTATGCTAAAAATTGATCCTTATTTAAATGTAGACCCAGGGACAATGAGTCCACTAGAACATGGTGAAGTATTTGTTACTGCGGATGGTGCAGAAACAGACCTTGATTTAGGAAACTACGAAAGATTTATTGATAAAACACTTACTGCTAAAAACTCTTTTACAACTGGTCAAGTTTACCAAAGTGTTATTAAAAGAGAAAGAGAAGGTGGGTATTTAGGTAAAACTATCCAAGTTATTCCTCACGTTGTAGATGAAATTAAAGATAGAATTTATGCAGCAGCAGACGAGCACGAATTTTTAATTATAGAACTTGGTGGAACAGTTGGAGATATCGAAGGTCTACCATTTATGGAAGCAATTAGAGCTATTAGACATGAACTTCCAAAGACAAATACAATGAATATCCATGTAAGTTTAATTCCATATATCAAAGCTGCTGGTGAACTTAAAACAAAACCAACGCAACACTCAGTTCAAGAGTTAAGAAGAATTGGTATTACACCTCATATGTTAGTATGTAGAACAGAGAGAACTTTACCTAAAAACTTAAAAGATAAATTAGCTTTATCATGTGATATTGATAGAAATGCAGTTATTGAAGCTGGCGATGCACAATCTATTTATCAAGTTCCATTACACTTTATCAAAGAAGGTATTTTAAATCCATTATCAGAGCATTTTAATATCAAAATCAAACCAAATATGGAAAGATGGGATACTTTAGTTAAAAATATTTTAGTTCCTCAAGATGAAGTTACAATTGCCTTTGTTGGTAAATATTTAGATTTAAAAGAATCATACAAGTCACTTATTGAAGCACTTATCCATAGTGGTGCGCACTTAAATACAAAAGTAAATATTCACTGGTGTGACAGTGAAAGAATTGAAGATGTTGGAGCATACGATATTATTGGAAACTCTGATGCGATACTTGTAGCAGGTGGATTTGGACATAGAGGTGTTGAAGGGAAACTAGCAGCAATTAAATACGCTAGAGAAAACAAAATTCCATATTTAGGAATTTGTTTAGGTATGCAATTATCAGTTATTGAATATGCTAGAAATGTACTTGGATTAGAAGAAGCTAACTCAATTGAATTTGATGAAAATACTCCAGACCCATTAATTTATTTAATTGATGAATTTATGGATCAAAGTGGAAATAAACAACTAAGAACACATAAATCACCAATGGGTGGAACAATGAGACTTGGTGAATATCCATTTGAACCACTAAAAGGTACAAACCTTCAAAAAGCTTATGGAAATGAAAAAATTTATTTCGAAAGACATAGACACAGATATGAAGCAAACCCAAAATATAAAGAAGCCTTAGAAAAAGCAGGTATGCTTATCTCTGGACAATCAGATGGGCTAATTGAAGCTGTAGAGATTGAAGATCATCCGTGGTTCGTAGGAGTTCAGTTTCACCCAGAATTTACTTCTCATCTAGAAACACCAAACCCAATTATTTTAGAGTTCGTAAAACAGGCAAATTCACATAGTTAATGTCTAAGATTACAAAATCAGAACTTTATAATCTACTTGAAGCAAGGCATCAGAATAACACCTATTCTCGTCTTGCAAACATTCCTGTTCCAGATAGTTTTAAAGATATCAAAAGAGCTACAAGCAGAATAAAAGAAGCAATTTCTAATAAAGAGCAAATAACAATTGTTGGTGACTATGATGTTGATGGAGTAGTTTCAACAACTATTATCGTAGACTTTTTCAATAAAATTGGAGTAAAAGTAAACTATATTATTCCAAATAGATTTAAACACGGATATGGTTTATCTCCTAAAATTGTTGATATGATAGATAGTGGTTTAGTTATCACTGTAGATAATGGAATCTCAGCAGTTGATGCGGCTCTAAAATTAAAAGACAAAGGTATCGATTTAATCATCACAGACCATCATACAGTAGGTGAAGAAATTCCAGATGCATATGCAATTATAAATCCAAAACAAGAAGATTGTACTTTTCCTTTAAAAGAAATCTGTGGAGCACAAGTTGCATGGTACCTTTGTGCTGCATTGAAAAAAGAATTAGATAAAAATGTAGATATGCAAGAATTTTTTGACCTTTTATGTGTAGCTATAATTGCAGATATAATGCCTATGACAAGTTTAAACTATACAATGGTTAAACACGGTCTAAAAAAAATAAAAACTTCTCAAAGACCTGCATTTAGAAAAATAAATGAAATGATGCAAAAAAAGTTTTATGTATCAGATGATGTAGGATTTACAATTGCTCCAAAAATAAATAGTGCAGGAAGAATGGATGATGCCTCAGTAGCATTATCTTTTCTTCTATCTCAAACAGACTATGAGGCAAATGAAGCTTTACAACTATTAGAAGAATTAAACTGTTACAGAAAAACTCTTCAAGAAGATATATCTCAAAAAGCAAATAGTGCTTCTAATCCAAACGATAATGCAATTATCGTTTGGGGAGAAGATTGGCATGAAGGTGTTATAGGAATTGTAGCTTCAAAGCTCTCTAATTCATTTAAAAAACCTGCTTTTATATTTTCAGTTAAAGATGGTATTGCAAAAGGAAGTGCTAGAGCAAATGCAAATATAAATCTTCACACAATTATAACTGAAACATCAGACCTATTATTAGGTTTTGGTGGACATAAAAATGCTGCAGGACTTTCTCTTAAAGCTTCAAACCTAGAAGAGTTTAAAAGTAGAATAAATAATCTACTAAATGTAGAACCAAAAGAATTACATATAGAACACAATGTTCTAGGTGAGCTTGATGTATCATGTGTAGATATAGAGTTTTTAAATATTATAGAAACATTTGAACCATATGGACTTGAAAATCATAGACCTATTTTTAAAATATCAAATTCTAAAGTTTTAAAATCACAACTTTTTGGACGAGATAAAAATCATTTAAAACTTACATTAAATAGTGATGGTTTTGTTTTTGAAGCATTAAGGTTTCATGCAGATAGAAAAATATTAGCAGATAATATAGATTTAGTAGTATCTATAAATAAAAATGAATTTAGAGGACAAATTAGCCCCCAATTTTTAATTCAAGACATTTTATAAGAACTATTATAAAACCATTGGAGAAGTTACGTGAATTCTTCTTCCTTTTTTTATTCCCTCTAATTCTAATATCTCATCATCAATAGATGTTCTTCCATTTGATGATGCTAAAATATTTCCATTTCTTATATCAATAAGCTTAATAAACACTATAAGATTTTGTGTTGTAATAGAATAAGTTCCAACAACTGCAAATTGTGAATCAACTTCTTTTTTATTTATTTCACTTTGTTTTCTTGTTAAAACATTTAATCCACGTTTTCCATACTGAAAATATTCACTTAATTCTACTTCTCTTACAATAATATCATTATTTAATAAAGA
This Arcobacter sp. LA11 DNA region includes the following protein-coding sequences:
- a CDS encoding CTP synthase yields the protein MTKFIFVTGGVLSSLGKGITSASIATILKQSGFKVSMLKIDPYLNVDPGTMSPLEHGEVFVTADGAETDLDLGNYERFIDKTLTAKNSFTTGQVYQSVIKREREGGYLGKTIQVIPHVVDEIKDRIYAAADEHEFLIIELGGTVGDIEGLPFMEAIRAIRHELPKTNTMNIHVSLIPYIKAAGELKTKPTQHSVQELRRIGITPHMLVCRTERTLPKNLKDKLALSCDIDRNAVIEAGDAQSIYQVPLHFIKEGILNPLSEHFNIKIKPNMERWDTLVKNILVPQDEVTIAFVGKYLDLKESYKSLIEALIHSGAHLNTKVNIHWCDSERIEDVGAYDIIGNSDAILVAGGFGHRGVEGKLAAIKYARENKIPYLGICLGMQLSVIEYARNVLGLEEANSIEFDENTPDPLIYLIDEFMDQSGNKQLRTHKSPMGGTMRLGEYPFEPLKGTNLQKAYGNEKIYFERHRHRYEANPKYKEALEKAGMLISGQSDGLIEAVEIEDHPWFVGVQFHPEFTSHLETPNPIILEFVKQANSHS
- the recJ gene encoding single-stranded-DNA-specific exonuclease RecJ; protein product: MSKITKSELYNLLEARHQNNTYSRLANIPVPDSFKDIKRATSRIKEAISNKEQITIVGDYDVDGVVSTTIIVDFFNKIGVKVNYIIPNRFKHGYGLSPKIVDMIDSGLVITVDNGISAVDAALKLKDKGIDLIITDHHTVGEEIPDAYAIINPKQEDCTFPLKEICGAQVAWYLCAALKKELDKNVDMQEFFDLLCVAIIADIMPMTSLNYTMVKHGLKKIKTSQRPAFRKINEMMQKKFYVSDDVGFTIAPKINSAGRMDDASVALSFLLSQTDYEANEALQLLEELNCYRKTLQEDISQKANSASNPNDNAIIVWGEDWHEGVIGIVASKLSNSFKKPAFIFSVKDGIAKGSARANANINLHTIITETSDLLLGFGGHKNAAGLSLKASNLEEFKSRINNLLNVEPKELHIEHNVLGELDVSCVDIEFLNIIETFEPYGLENHRPIFKISNSKVLKSQLFGRDKNHLKLTLNSDGFVFEALRFHADRKILADNIDLVVSINKNEFRGQISPQFLIQDIL
- a CDS encoding FlgO family outer membrane protein, whose translation is MNKSTLKILKFLLASIFLIFTFSGCSDIVNQIALKSPENHKNFTGSNDFHSLVERLVDKSSAKLKRHIKIDDVVLVSDFVNLDKLKNRSKLGFLLSDHLKDSLLNNDIIVREVELSEYFQYGKRGLNVLTRKQSEINKKEVDSQFAVVGTYSITTQNLIVFIKLIDIRNGNILASSNGRTSIDDEILELEGIKKGRRIHVTSPMVL